In a genomic window of Phycodurus eques isolate BA_2022a chromosome 2, UOR_Pequ_1.1, whole genome shotgun sequence:
- the mtmr10 gene encoding myotubularin-related protein 10 — translation MFSVKPMKPTFKCYLPPVQSEVKKTVDPPIKKLEAKLLPGEIVVNEANFVRKCISAESSHDDLWGKLICTNFKVSFIPQDAPPKPKFQLSHLLLGEHDIPLTCLEHVVTVNDTKGKKKVLGSNQKLKFNPTELILYCKDLRIIRFCFDEAGPESAKKVCLAIAHYSHPADLHLLFGFEYQGRRYHESKAERLNEGVRRGALQTPIFDRRSEWDREIKRTGASEWRVCSINEFYHISSSLPEYIVVPVSLADQDLKQYSIFLTGNRVPLWCWNHRNGSALVRMASVCDPVQQRKIEQRIITAITKSHPQCSEVFSSDLDKCLPNIQDIQSSFVKIRQICVIDPFEESEERWLSSIENSRWLEYVRAFLKHAAEIVYHLDGRNVSVILLEEEDRDLNCAVSSLVQLMVDPHYRSIVGFQGLVQKEWVMAGHRFLDRCNHLKKNDKEESPLFMLFLDCVWQMMNQYPAAFEFTEAYLTVLSDSMWIPLFSTFLFSSPKQRAQYLIDFARNKAIPQGEDPVVYFPPVWDWSQQFSTKDQTLFNNPMYVGKGAACVLNGEVKSFRRTKKYGSIFRGASASLRNGLKGGDEALTRRGSLGSELKPDFSPMKYVVESPSERFFREWFSRPADQQGLLIPLLTPSHVALWKLYFLRWVPEACISKGGSITAYHKLSQLVDEIEMLQKHLRQYKAPTPSGTPLPSPKGPPADQRRMYFEAASPNDSPPEFLSSSFPFTPVGNLCRRSIHGTPISKFLNGARIWLSTETLANDAL, via the exons ATGTTTTCTGTCAAACCCATGAAACCAACCTTCAAGTGTTATCTTCCTCCTGTGCAG AGTGAAGTGAAGAAAACTGTTGACCCCCCTATTAAAAAGTTGGAGGCCAAGCTACTTCCAG GGGAGATAGTAGTTAATGAGGCGAACTTCGTGAGGAAATGCATCAGTGCTGAAAGCAGCCATGATGACCTGTGGGGGAAGTTGATCTGTACCAACTTTAAGGTCTCCTTCATCCCTCAAGATGCTCCACCTAAACCG AAGTTTCAGCTGTCCCACCTGCTGCTTGGAGAGCATGATATCCCCCTGACATGTTTAGAGCATGTGGTAACAG TCAATGATACAAAGGGGAAGAAGAAAGTTTTGGGATCAAACCAGAAACTCAAGTTTAACCCCACTGAGCTCATCCTTTACTGCAAAGACTTGCGGATCATAAGGTTCTGCTTTGACGAGGCCGGGCCTGAGAGTGCTAAAAAG GTTTGTCTCGCTATTGCTCACTACTCCCACCCAGCTGATCTGCACCTGCTGTTTGGCTTTGAGTATCAGGGCCGACGGTACCATGAATCCAAAG CTGAGCGACTCAACGAGGGCGTCCGACGAGGAGCATTACAGACGCCTATTTTTGATCGACGGTCTGAGTGGGACCGAGAGATCAAGAGAACGGGCGCCTCTGAGTGGAGGGTGTGCTCCATAAACGAGTTTTACCACATCTCCTCAAG TCTTCCAGAGTACATTGTGGTCCCAGTTTCTCTAGCAGACCAGGATCTAAAACAGTACTCTATATTCTTAACTGGCAACCGCGTCCCA CTTTGGTGCTGGAATCACCGCAATGGAAGTGCTCTTGTGCGCATGGCCAGTGTGTGTGACCCGGTCCAGCAGAGAAAGATTGAGCAGAG GATCATCACTGCCATCACAAAAAGCCACCCACAGTGCAGTGAAGTCTTCAGTTCAGATCTGGACAAGTGTCTGCCCAACATCCAGGACATCCAGAGTTCTTTCGTCAAAATCCGACAGATCTGCGTCATAG ATCCTTTTGAGGAGTCTGAGGAAAGGTGGCTTTCATCCATTGAAAACTCACGATGGCTTGAGTATGTCAG GGCCTTCCTGAAGCACGCAGCTGAAATAGTGTACCACCTGGATGGGAGGAATGTATCAGTCATTCTCCTAG AGGAAGAGGACCGCGACCTGAACTGCGCGGTGTCCTCCTTGGTGCAGCTCATGGTGGACCCTCACTATCGCAGCATTGTTGGATTTCAGGGTTTGGTGCAGAAGGAGTGGGTGATGGCAGGCCATCGCTTCTTGGATAGATGCAACCACTTAAAAAAGAATGACAAAGAGGAG tcCCCACTGTTCATGCTGTTCCTGGACTGTGTGTGGCAAATGATGAACCAATATCCAGCTGCATTTGAGTTCACAGAAGCCTACCTGACTGTGCTAAGTGATAGCATGTGGATTCCACTCTTCAGCACTTTCCTCTTCAGTTCTCCTAAACAGCGAGCTCAGTATTTGATA GACTTTGCAAGAAATAAAGCCATCCCTCAAGGGGAGGACCCAGTTGTGTACTTTCCTCCTGTGTGGGACTGGTCACAACAATTCTCCACCAAAGACCAAACCCTTTTTAACAACCCCATGTATGTTGGCAAAGGAGCTGCATGTGTTCTCAATGGGGAAGTGAAAAGCTTTAGACGCACAAAG AAATACGGTTCCATCTTCCGAGGAGCCTCTGCATCTCTACGTAATGGACTGAAAGGTGGAGACGAGGCGCTAACACGACGAGGCTCTCTGGGGTCTGAGCTTAAGCCTGATTTCTCACCCATGAAATACGTGGTGGAGAGCCCGTCGGAGCGCTTCTTCAGAGAGTGGTTCTCTCGACCCGCTGACCAGCAGGGCCTCTTGATCCCCTTGCTCACGCCCTCCCACGTCGCCCTCTGGAAGCTCTACTTCCTTCGCTGGGTGCCAGAGGCCTGCATTTCCAAAGGGGGGTCCATCACTGCTTACCACAAGCTCTCTCAGCTGGTGGACGAGATCGAAATGCTGCAGAAACACCTCAGGCAGTACAAGGCGCCCACTCCGAGTGGCACGCCCCTCCCCAGCCCAAAAGGGCCCCCTGCTGACCAAAGGCGGATGTATTTTGAGGCCGCGTCCCCAAATGATTCCCCTCCAGAATTTCTTTCATCCTCCTTTCCTTTCACCCCAGTAGGAAACCTGTGTCGCCGCAGTATTCACGGAACCCCCATCAGCAAGTTTCTGAACGGGGCGAGGATCTGGCTCTCCACAGAGACGCTCGCTAACGACGCCCTTTGA
- the atxn1l gene encoding ataxin-1-like — protein sequence MKPAQERNQECLPPKKRDLPVSNCGSAAGTPGAGSAVERERGGGAAASGGGSIVGEDEAGSIQNCVANSDSQGGPPSGEWLRAQAGLHYGMDTSEGISAVPVDQYSMLYKVALPSVTYSPTSPHPVLSHISPAYTVHSPLLQHPGLPYPPLGYAQVPHSSLQFVSSPYAAVPYALPPGFVPGSLISPSGTIPQAHAVPHLVPYPSVIQEGVVSPPPQAQVAAHTFAKVSASSAVPLMLPSEQVAQQHLSTVGVMSATELSSRGMPLFYHPQGAARAPASRDTHNMHQEKEPEINGGDKGQGARELALDSSYPGRNARVQQVTAIPAAHEPNQKRRLSSPGHRSTPDSDLEVQQVVGSLASSSSQGVSGVRKEVSFAPLNLSQTVQKARDIHGENLALASGRAAFVAQPVNYGEPRVSGLQPQQQVGQPAHAVMLSNGQPVLIPVEYHTQPQQHYPAQANDGSPKPPFKASDPSARACLPERAGGEPVVPQQQQQPQPPAEVTQALASCTVPGPAPGNPSHFMKGAIIQLATGELKRVEDLQTQDFVRSAELSGGLKIDSSMVVDIRASQQRPGLVTLHFTVGEQQSKVTIDVPPEHPFFVFGQGWSSYSPEHTAQLYGLPCHQIQVGDVCVSITLQQQPSQQKAAQHHHPQQQNVAKTVSKSTEHAHQLMGPPAPQQPRPQVHFRTERVHRDRPREAEEDTTDREEATHHPEPHMRPSWTSGEHPRSQSGYHLHTDASAFAGAAMGAVLGASQRRWSSPGLQRYSMKGEHGACPQISSSGHIRPSFIPQEVKLSIEGRSNAGK from the exons ATGAAACCGGCTCAGGAGCGCAACCAGGAGTGCCTGCCTCCTAAGAAGAGGGACCTCCCTGTTAGCAATTGTGGCAGCGCTGCAGGGACACCAGGAGCGGGGTCTGCCGTAGAAAgagaacgaggaggaggagcggctgCCAGCGGTGGAGGTAGCATTGTTGGAGAAGATGAAGCGGGCTCCATCCAGAACTGTGTGGCCAACAGTGACTCTCAGGGAGGCCCTCCATCTGGGGAGTGGCTGCGAGCTCAGGCGGGACTTCACTACGGCATGGACACTTCTGAGGGCATATCAGCAGTTCCAGTAGACCAGTACAGTATGCTTTATAAAGTGGCTCTACCGTCTGTTACATACTCGCCCACCAGTCCTCACCCAGTCTTAAGCCACATCTCTCCAGCCTACACTGTACACTCGCCCCTCTTGCAGCATCCGGGCCTTCCTTATCCTCCTTTGGGCTACGCGCAGGTCCCTCAttcctccctccagttcgtcaGCTCCCCGTATGCGGCAGTACCGTACGCTTTACCTCCCGGCTTTGTCCCCGGTTCGCTAATCTCCCCCTCTGGGACCATCCCTCAGGCCCACGCTGTGCCCCACCTCGTCCCTTACCCATCTGTCATACAAGAAGGGGTGGTCTCCCCACCTCCTCAGGCTCAGGTAGCCGCTCATACCTTTGCCAAAGTTTCCGCATCCAGCGCCGTACCGCTGATGCTGCCTTCAGAGCAGGTCGCCCAGCAGCACCTCAGTACTGTGGGAGTCATGTCCGCCACAGAGCTCAGCTCGCGGGGGATGCCGCTCTTCTATCACCCTCAGGGTGCTGCCAGAGCTCCTGCCTCCAGGGACACCCACAACATGCATCAGGAAAAGGAGCCAGAGATAAATGGAGGGGACAAGGGCCAGGGGGCCAGGGAGCTCGCGTTGGACTCCTCCTACCCCGGCAGGAATGCACGAGTGCAGCAGGTAACGGCCATCCCTGCAGCGCACGAGCCCAACCAGAAACGCCGGCTGAGCTCACCCGGGCACCGCAGCACTCCAGACAGTGACCTGGAG GTGCAACAGGTGGTTGGCAGTTTGGCTTCCTCCTCCAGCCAAGGTGTCAGCGGAGTGCGTAAAGAGGTCTCCTTCGCCCCTTTGAATCTGTCTCAGACTGTCCAGAAAGCCAGAGACATCCACGGAGAGAACCTGGCTCTCGCTTCTGGCCGTGCCGCGTTCGTTGCCCAACCTGTGAACTATGGTGAGCCCAGAGTGAGCGGACTGCAGCCGCAGCAACAAGTGGGTCAGCCGGCCCACGCTGTCATGCTATCCAACGGGCAGCCTGTGCTAATCCCTGTGGAGTATCACACGCAGCCTCAGCAACACTACCCAGCACAGGCTAATGACGGCTCTCCCAAGCCCCCCTTTAAAGCCTCAGATCCTTCAGCCAGAGCTTGCCTCCCCGAGAGGGCTGGGGGCGAGCCGGTCGTaccccagcagcagcagcagccgcagCCTCCCGCTGAGGTGACCCAGGCCTTAGCATCCTGCACCGTCCCCGGCCCGGCCCCCGGCAACCCGTCGCACTTCATGAAGGGCGCCATCATCCAGCTGGCCACAGGGGAGCTGAAGCGTGTGGAGGACCTGCAAACTCAGGACTTTGTGCGCAGCGCCGAGCTGAGCGGCGGGCTGAAGATCGACTCCAGCATGGTGGTGGACATCCGCGCCAGCCAGCAGAGGCCTGGCCTGGTGACGCTGCACTTTACAGTGGGGGAGCAGCAGAGCAAAGTGACCATCGACGTGCCGCCGGAGCACCCCTTTTTTGTGTTCGGCCAAGGCTGGTCATCCTACAGCCCGGAGCACACCGCGCAGCTCTATGGCTTGCCCTGCCATCAGATCCAAGTCGGGGACGTGTGCGTGTCCATCACGCTGCAGCAGCAACCATCACAGCAGAAAGCCGCACAACACCATCACCCTCAACAGCAGAACGTGGCCAAGACGGTGAGCAAAAGCACCGAACACGCTCACCAGCTCATGGGGCCGCCTGCCCCGCAGCAACCGCGTCCTCAGGTTCATTTCAGGACAGAGCGCGTGCACAGAGACAGGCCGAGGGAGGCCGAAGAAGACACGACGGACAGGGAAGAAGCCACACACCACCCCGAGCCCCACATGAGACCGAGTTGGACCTCAGGCGAGCACCCCAGGAGTCAGAGCGGCTACCACTTGCACACGGACGCCTCCGCCTTCGCGGGTGCCGCCATGGGGGCCGTGCTGGGCGCTTCTCAGAGACGCTGGTCCTCTCCTGGCCTCCAAAGATACAGTATGAAGGGAGAGCATGGGGCGTGTCCTCAGATCAGCAGCTCTGGACACATCCGACCCTCGTTTATCCCCCAGGAGGTCAAACTGTCCATTGAGGGACGCTCGAACGCAGGGAAGTAG